In Plasmodium gaboni strain SY75 chromosome 7, whole genome shotgun sequence, the following are encoded in one genomic region:
- a CDS encoding hypothetical protein (conserved Plasmodium protein, unknown function), translating into MIHYVNNLKSINRKVLYKLHIENDKIIDMPLFLADHIYVRKKKELIKLLHEAIYFDREKFFNNYKKVLLNKKEWNNKNDIKDHVYNIKKEFNLVNINDKDNINNNNNCNSDIIYSKQHCSNIFENSMISSFIKNDIKKPLSNNFMNPYKYNNEEYDELIVELSSLYHDEEDFDNTRFPLNCFESIEEENYVNYYVEEKIKYNTRNKIYDEKNIDNADIYNYYILIGYIPNDLFFSCIKNRIISLKSFFSYNELFSFIYLFHKRNDIRTIILLAEEYIKRMCNEKDRIVDNKHIIYMLNIFIKMNYNNNKNNICSSKHIFSNFLQNIYIKFSHNNLKLLILSFTCLSRINEYNILFYEHISNFIDNISSLSTLACSMILHSIGYYKFYMKKIKTQLFQHIRNYKQIKNYQNKKKKNISDKNEIFKDHKREYFQHENDITNYIIYNNNNNSNNYNNYIALNKGERNNYLYDNKESTHTRHITNQICYKNICERNIINLDLTRKHMNIIKNLENKIIEKLLCSNIQDIDSKSISSIFHYYYLSQNVLLNLKDQQLFNKLLNILINNNVNFMTPRHFLMCSYTLILHKYFTNIDIASYFLFQCAKLIKLLKKQIYIDNLFFILIGFSQNHLIFYNNKKNHMKGTTSIYIDNNNNNKFCNYKIEKNKYIDILQKSQYELNLLTNQNNVTPSSSRAAILYILNEITNLDYELNTKQMILFLQLFSSFNIKFSTDIKQKLFSLIINNTHNLIKYIHLILPGAIKIYGITSNYIKTICLNFLEKMDNEINRIYNLLLNGEFNMIYNFIQTNNIINDNVEYTFIFDINILSDILYIFDQIDVNKKDFIDNLTNLLYFNNYYILTYKKNSFNSFVYLLHYISSSYDNENKLHKLQHFLYTNVSEYLNISFKQYIDHIKSHNNHINNINKPEDNNSQGDNYFNEVTHNILTDKIYMKDLILLLDSIRINKAYDHKLLINNLINIMNTEKITLLSDEDIELINYIFIDMGLMNNPIMNEAKKRGLSMGLNS; encoded by the exons aTGATCCATTATGTTAATAACTTAAAAAGTATTAATAGAAAAGTACTATATAAATTACATATAGAAAATGACAAAATTATTGATATGCCCTTGTTCTTAGCTGaccatatatatgttagaaaaaaaaaagaattgATAAAGCTACTACACGAAGCTATATATTTTGACAGAGAAAAATTTTTCaataattataagaaagtgttattaaataaaaaggaatggaataataaaaatgatattaaagatcatgtatataatataaaaaaagaatttaatcttgtgaatataaatgataaagataatataaataataataataattgtaatagtgatattatatattctaaaCAACACTGtagtaatatttttgaaaattccatgatatcatcatttattaagaatgatataaaaaaacctttgtcaaataattttatgaacccttataaatataataatgaagaatatGATGAGTTAATTGTAGAATTATCAAGTTTATATCATGATGAAGAAGATTTTGATAATACAAGGTTTCCTTTAAATTGTTTTGAATCTAttgaagaagaaaattatgttaattattatgtagaagaaaaaataaaatacaatactagaaataaaatatatgatgaaaaaaatatagataatgcagatatatataattattatattttaatagGTTATATACCtaatgatttatttttttcttgtattaaaaatagaataatatcattaaaaAGTTTTTTTTCATACAATGAACttttttcctttatttatttatttcataaaaGAAATGATATCAGAactattattttattggcagaagaatatataaaaagaatgTGTAATGAAAAAGATCGAATTGTTGATAATAAgcatattatatatatgttaaatatttttattaaaatgaattataataataataaaaacaatatttGTAGTAGTAAGcatatattttctaattttttacaaaatatctatataaaattttcacataacaatttaaaattattaatattatccTTTACTTGTCTATCTAGAATAAATGAatacaatattttattttatgaacACATCTCTAACTTTATAGATAATATTTCTTCCCTTTCAACTTTAGCTTGTTCGATGATATTACATAGTATAggttattataaattttatatgaaaaaaataaaaacacAATTATTTCAGCACATACGAAATTacaaacaaataaaaaattatcaaaacaaaaaaaaaaaaaatatttctgataaaaatgaaatatttaaagaCCACAAAAGGGAATATTTTCAGCatgaaaatgatattacaaattatataatatataataataataataatagtaataattataataattatatagCTCTTAATAAAGGTGAAAGgaataattatttgtatgataataaagaatCGACACACACACGACATATTACAAATCAGATTTgttataagaatatatgtGAAAGGAATATAATAAACCTTGATTTGACAAGAAAacatatgaatataataaaaaatctagaaaataaaataattgaaaaattattatgttcCAATATTCAAGATATAGATTCTAAAAGTATTAGTAGTATTTtccattattattatttatcaCAAAATGTTTTATTGAATTTAAAGGATCAACAATTATTCAACAAATTACTCAATATTctaattaataataatgtgaATTTTATGACACCACGACATTTTCTGATGTGTTCATATACATTAATTcttcataaatattttacaaatatagatatagcatcttattttctttttcaatgtgctaaattaattaaattattaaaaaaacaaatttatatagacaacttattttttatattaatagGATTCTCACAAAATCACTTAATCttttataacaataaaaagAATCATATGAAGGGCACAAcatcaatatatattgataataataataataataaattttgtaattataaaatcgaaaaaaataaatatattgatatacTACAAAAATCGCAATATGAATTAAATTTGTTAACTAACCAAAATAATGTTACACCTTCTAGTTCAAGAGCAGctattttatatatattaaatgaaataacAAACTTAGATTATGAATTAAATACAAAACAGatgatattatttctacaattattttcatcatttaatataaaatttagCACAGatattaaacaaaaattattttctcTTATAATTAATAACACGCacaatttaataaaatatatacatttaatCTTACCAGGAgcaataaaaatatatggtATTACAagtaattatataaaaactatctgtttaaattttcttgaaaaaatggataatgaaattaatagaatttataatttgttATTAAATGGTGAGTTCAATATgatttataattttatccaaacaaataatataataaatgataatgtagaatatacttttatatttgatattaatatattatctgatatattatatatatttgatcAAATAgatgtaaataaaaaagatttTATAGACAACCTAACCAACttgttatattttaataattattatattcttacctataaaaaaaacagtTTTAATTCATTTGTCTATCTCTTGCATTATATTTCATCATCATATGATAATGAAAACAAATTACATAAATTACaacattttctttataCAAATGTGTCTGaatatttgaatatatcatttaagCAATATATAGATCATATAAAATCACATAATAACcacataaataatataaacaaacCTGAGGACAATAATTCACAAGGagataattattttaatgaAGTTACgcataatatattaactgataaaatatatatgaaagATTTGATCTTATTACTTGATTCGATCAGAATTAATAAAGCATACGATCACAAATTACTTATTAACAATTTGATTAATATT ATGAACACTGAAAAAATAACCTTACTCTCGGATGAAGATATCGAGctaataaattatatttttatagaCATGGGATTAATGAATAATCCAATCATGAATGAAGcaaa GAAAAGAGGTCTAAGCATGGGATTAAACAGTTAA